In Paracoccus jeotgali, the following are encoded in one genomic region:
- a CDS encoding DUF5930 domain-containing protein, which produces MAALLHRLNSALGRILPERRLHLKTDSATRILHLKPMTQLGLMGGTAILMGWTILSGALLVQDRIGASGTGHAVQAQSTYESRLAALADERDARAEEAREAQMRFAVALDQVARYQSDLLNVQKQNHELEAGLDAIQQKLGSAVSAHANEAPAGEVDLALNALNEQLRATAEARDEATATARLAQAEAALARAEQEQVMARNQELFAQIEDAATAAALPYRDMFAQLGLNTDALLSAVDADYAGVGGPLTPATVSTSGNAAITQSEARAKEIIVSLDQVNRYRIAADKLPLDMPVKSAFRYTSGFGQRWGRAHQGVDLAAPVGTPIVAPGEGVVTFAGWQRGYGNLIKIEHALGTETRYGHLSKIRVKVGQKVSRGALIGDMGNTGRSTGPHLHYEVRVNGAAVNPMKFIKAAQNVF; this is translated from the coding sequence ATGGCTGCCTTGCTCCACCGTCTGAACTCTGCCCTTGGGCGCATACTTCCAGAGCGCCGCCTGCATCTGAAGACCGACTCCGCGACCCGTATCCTGCATCTCAAGCCGATGACCCAGCTGGGTCTGATGGGCGGGACCGCGATCCTGATGGGATGGACGATCCTGTCGGGCGCGCTGCTGGTTCAGGACCGGATCGGCGCCAGCGGGACCGGGCATGCCGTGCAGGCGCAGTCGACCTATGAGAGCCGGCTGGCCGCCCTCGCCGATGAGCGGGACGCCCGGGCCGAGGAAGCCCGCGAGGCGCAGATGCGCTTTGCCGTCGCCCTCGATCAGGTGGCGCGCTATCAGTCCGACCTGCTGAATGTGCAGAAACAGAACCACGAACTGGAAGCCGGGCTGGATGCGATCCAGCAAAAGCTGGGCAGCGCAGTGTCGGCCCACGCCAACGAGGCCCCGGCGGGAGAGGTCGATCTGGCCCTGAACGCGCTGAACGAACAGCTTCGCGCCACCGCCGAGGCCCGCGACGAGGCCACCGCCACCGCCCGTCTGGCGCAGGCAGAGGCCGCACTGGCCCGCGCCGAGCAGGAACAGGTGATGGCCCGCAATCAAGAGCTTTTCGCCCAGATCGAGGATGCCGCCACCGCCGCCGCCCTGCCCTATCGCGACATGTTCGCGCAGCTGGGCCTGAACACCGATGCGCTGCTGTCGGCGGTCGATGCGGATTACGCCGGCGTCGGCGGGCCGCTGACCCCGGCCACCGTCTCGACCAGCGGCAATGCCGCGATCACCCAGTCCGAAGCGCGGGCGAAGGAAATCATCGTCAGCCTCGACCAGGTGAACCGCTATCGGATCGCCGCCGACAAGCTGCCGCTCGACATGCCGGTGAAATCGGCGTTCCGTTATACTTCGGGCTTCGGTCAACGCTGGGGCCGCGCCCATCAGGGCGTCGATCTGGCCGCGCCGGTGGGCACCCCCATCGTCGCGCCGGGTGAAGGCGTCGTCACCTTCGCCGGCTGGCAGCGCGGCTATGGCAACCTGATCAAGATCGAGCACGCCCTGGGGACCGAGACCCGCTATGGCCATCTCAGCAAGATCCGGGTCAAGGTCGGCCAGAAGGTATCGCGCGGGGCGCTGATCGGTGATATGGGCAACACCGGACGGTCGACCGGCCCGCATCTTCACTATGAGGTTCGGGTGAACGGCGCGGCCGTAAACCCTATGAAGTTCATCAAGGCGGCACAGAATGTTTTCTAA
- a CDS encoding bactofilin family protein — translation MFSKSRVTETPNQPKTLPPESEPMRSDPQAEPLAASTAPRPRTAPSVLSSDLTIKGDLQTAGDVQIEGTIEGDIRARQLTIGETATVRGEVLADEVIVNGRVIGRLRGLKVRLSSTARVEGDIIHKTIAIESGAHFEGSVQRQDDPLAQGSTKKLAPPTTDFSKTGE, via the coding sequence ATGTTTTCTAAGTCTCGTGTGACCGAAACCCCAAACCAGCCCAAGACCCTGCCCCCCGAATCAGAGCCGATGCGCAGCGACCCGCAGGCAGAACCGTTGGCCGCGTCCACGGCGCCGCGTCCGCGCACCGCGCCGTCGGTCCTGTCCTCGGACCTGACCATCAAGGGCGATCTTCAGACGGCGGGTGATGTTCAGATCGAAGGCACCATCGAAGGCGACATCCGCGCCCGTCAGCTGACCATCGGCGAAACCGCCACCGTGCGCGGCGAAGTGCTGGCCGACGAGGTGATCGTCAATGGCCGCGTCATCGGCCGCTTGCGCGGGCTGAAGGTGCGTCTGTCCTCGACCGCGCGGGTCGAGGGCGACATCATCCACAAGACCATCGCCATCGAGTCCGGCGCCCATTTCGAAGGCTCGGTGCAGCGTCAGGACGATCCGCTGGCGCAGGGCAGCACGAAAAAGCTGGCTCCGCCGACCACCGATTTCAGCAAGACCGGCGAATAA
- a CDS encoding DUF2189 domain-containing protein: MVNTRPDLGLPDRSPDEIPEPEVIAMGAIADSLRAGWRDFMRAPGYGLFFSAFYVAGGLVLTAVAAASGQEWWLMPFIVGFPLIAPFAAVGLYEVSRRIETGLPLIWREVLGTVFAQKDRQLPSMAMVILLMFMFWVFVAHTTFALFMGVSSLTNITSSPEVLLQGRGITMLAIGTLIGAGFAAVLFSFTVVGLPLLMEREIDFISAIIASVRAVLLNPAVMAVWAAIIAVVLFAGILPVFLGLFIALPVLGHASWHMYRQLMPED, translated from the coding sequence ATGGTGAATACCCGACCCGATCTTGGCCTGCCCGACCGCAGCCCGGACGAGATCCCCGAACCCGAGGTGATCGCCATGGGCGCGATTGCCGATAGCCTGCGGGCCGGCTGGCGCGACTTCATGCGCGCGCCGGGCTATGGGCTGTTCTTCTCGGCCTTTTATGTCGCGGGCGGGCTGGTGCTGACCGCCGTCGCCGCCGCCTCGGGGCAGGAATGGTGGCTGATGCCCTTCATCGTGGGCTTTCCGCTGATCGCGCCTTTCGCCGCCGTGGGCCTGTACGAGGTCAGCCGCCGGATCGAGACCGGCCTGCCGCTGATCTGGCGCGAGGTGCTGGGCACGGTGTTCGCGCAAAAGGACCGGCAACTGCCCTCGATGGCGATGGTCATCCTGCTGATGTTCATGTTCTGGGTCTTCGTCGCCCATACGACCTTCGCGCTGTTCATGGGCGTGTCGTCGCTGACCAACATCACCTCCTCGCCCGAGGTGCTGTTGCAGGGGCGTGGCATCACCATGCTCGCCATCGGCACGCTGATCGGCGCGGGCTTCGCCGCGGTGCTGTTCAGCTTTACCGTCGTCGGCCTGCCCCTGCTGATGGAACGAGAGATCGACTTCATCAGCGCGATCATCGCCTCGGTCCGGGCGGTGCTGCTGAACCCGGCGGTGATGGCGGTCTGGGCGGCGATCATCGCGGTGGTGCTGTTCGCGGGCATCCTGCCGGTGTTTCTGGGCCTGTTCATCGCCCTGCCGGTGCTGGGCCATGCCAGCTGGCACATGTATCGGCAACTGATGCCAGAGGACTGA
- the coaD gene encoding pantetheine-phosphate adenylyltransferase yields MRIGLYPGTFDPITLGHVDIIQRAMALVDRLVIGVAINRDKGPLFSLEERVAMVESETRALTRQTGGEIVVHPFDNLLIDCARDVGAGIIVRGLRAVADYEYEFQMVGMNRALDSTIETVFLMADARRQAIASKLVKEIARLGGDVSKFVTPAVNDALRNRFPAQD; encoded by the coding sequence ATGCGCATCGGCCTGTATCCCGGCACCTTCGATCCGATCACGCTCGGCCATGTGGACATCATCCAGCGGGCGATGGCGCTGGTCGACCGGCTGGTCATCGGCGTCGCGATCAACCGCGACAAGGGGCCGCTGTTTTCGCTCGAGGAACGGGTGGCGATGGTCGAAAGCGAGACCCGCGCCCTGACCCGGCAGACCGGCGGCGAGATCGTCGTCCATCCCTTCGACAACCTGCTGATCGACTGCGCCCGCGATGTCGGCGCGGGCATCATTGTGCGCGGGCTGCGGGCGGTGGCCGATTACGAATATGAATTCCAGATGGTCGGCATGAACCGCGCGCTGGATTCGACCATCGAGACCGTGTTCCTGATGGCCGATGCGCGCCGGCAGGCGATTGCGTCCAAGCTGGTCAAGGAAATCGCGCGGCTGGGCGGTGATGTGTCGAAATTCGTGACGCCTGCGGTAAACGATGCGCTGCGGAACCGTTTTCCCGCCCAGGACTGA
- a CDS encoding CBS domain-containing protein, translating into MLVRQILSMKDAGNSVVTIKPEQRVADAARLLAEKRIGALVVSSDGRTPEGILSERDIVRELGKQGTDALAQPISALMTRKVATCVTGDDAMTVLERMTEGRFRHLPVVDAEGHMLGLVSIGDAVSARLKELSAEKEALTGMIMGS; encoded by the coding sequence ATGCTGGTCAGGCAGATTCTTTCCATGAAGGACGCCGGCAATTCGGTCGTCACGATCAAACCCGAACAGCGGGTTGCCGATGCCGCGAGGTTGCTGGCCGAGAAACGCATCGGCGCCCTGGTGGTCAGCAGCGACGGCCGCACGCCCGAAGGCATCCTGTCGGAACGAGACATTGTGCGCGAACTGGGCAAGCAGGGGACGGATGCGCTGGCGCAGCCGATCAGCGCGTTGATGACCCGCAAGGTCGCCACCTGCGTCACCGGCGACGACGCCATGACGGTGCTGGAACGCATGACCGAGGGGCGTTTCCGTCACCTGCCGGTCGTCGATGCCGAGGGCCACATGCTGGGGCTGGTGTCGATCGGGGACGCGGTGTCGGCCCGGCTCAAGGAACTCAGCGCGGAAAAAGAGGCGCTGACCGGGATGATAATGGGCAGCTGA
- a CDS encoding LysR family transcriptional regulator produces MDWDDLRVFLAVARDDSLSRAGKRLGLDASTVGRRIARLETALGRVLFVKSPQGYAPTPEGTRLIPHAEAAERALSGAADALGHPGDLSGQLRIGAPDGCANYLLPQVAAAMCDAHAGLEIQIVALPRVFNLSKREADFAVAVSPPQSGRLVVQRLCDYHLHLAAHGDYLADAPPLESLADLRRHQLIGYIPDMIFDPELDYLAPLLKGSGAGGARLTSNSVSVQMQAIRGRAGIGIVHDFALPFTPDVGRVLTDEFSLTRSFWLIRHADDRRSERLNRLADDLAHRLRAEVARLETAAPTIAKA; encoded by the coding sequence ATGGACTGGGACGATCTGCGGGTGTTTCTGGCGGTGGCGCGCGATGACAGCCTGTCGCGGGCGGGCAAGCGGCTGGGGCTGGACGCCTCGACCGTGGGGCGGCGGATCGCGCGGCTGGAAACGGCGCTTGGCCGGGTGCTGTTCGTCAAATCGCCGCAGGGCTATGCGCCCACGCCCGAGGGCACACGTCTGATCCCCCATGCCGAAGCGGCCGAGCGCGCGCTGTCCGGCGCCGCCGACGCGCTTGGCCATCCCGGCGATCTGTCGGGGCAGCTGCGGATCGGCGCGCCGGACGGCTGTGCAAACTATCTGCTGCCGCAGGTCGCGGCGGCGATGTGCGACGCCCATGCCGGGCTGGAGATCCAGATCGTCGCCCTGCCGCGCGTCTTCAACCTGTCGAAGCGCGAGGCCGATTTCGCCGTCGCCGTCAGCCCGCCGCAAAGCGGGCGGCTGGTGGTGCAAAGGCTGTGCGACTATCACCTGCACCTTGCCGCCCATGGCGACTATCTGGCAGACGCGCCGCCGCTGGAGTCGCTGGCCGATCTGCGCCGGCACCAACTGATCGGCTATATTCCCGACATGATCTTTGACCCGGAACTCGACTATCTCGCGCCGCTGCTGAAGGGCAGCGGGGCAGGTGGGGCGCGGCTGACCTCGAACTCGGTCTCGGTCCAGATGCAGGCGATCCGGGGGCGGGCGGGGATTGGGATCGTGCATGACTTCGCGCTGCCCTTCACCCCCGATGTGGGCCGGGTGCTGACCGATGAGTTCAGCCTGACCCGCAGCTTCTGGTTGATCCGCCACGCCGATGATCGCCGGTCCGAACGCCTGAACCGGCTGGCGGACGATCTGGCCCACCGGCTGCGGGCCGAGGTCGCGCGGCTGGAAACTGCCGCCCCGACCATTGCCAAGGCTTGA
- a CDS encoding CoA-acylating methylmalonate-semialdehyde dehydrogenase, translating to MKEIGHWIDGKNVAGTSGRFADVYNPATGEVQARVALASEAEITAAIDSAAEAQVAWGATNPQRRARVMMEMVRLLNRDMDKLAEVLSAEHGKTFPDAKGDVQRGLEVIEFCVGAPHLLKGEFTDGAGPGIDMYSMRQPLGVVAAITPFNFPAMIPLWKMGPALAAGNAMILKPSERDPSVPLMLAALWQEAGLPDGVLQVINGDKAAVDALLQSETIQAVGFVGSTPIAQYIYEEAARTGKRAQCFGGAKNHMIIMPDADLDQAADALVGAGYGAAGERCMAISVAVPVGEETADKLIEKLVPRIEKLKVGPYTAGDDVDYGPVITKAAKENILRLVQTGIDQGAELVVDGRDFSLQGYEDGFFVGPHLFDRVTPDMDIYKTEIFGPVLSTVRVDTYEEALKLAMDHEYGNGTALYTRDGDTARNFASRVNVGMIGINLPIPVPLAYHTFGGWKKSGFGDLNQHGPDAFRFYTRTKTVTARWPSGIREGGEFNFKAMD from the coding sequence ATGAAAGAGATCGGCCACTGGATCGACGGCAAGAATGTCGCGGGCACATCGGGACGCTTTGCCGATGTGTATAACCCGGCCACGGGCGAAGTGCAGGCGCGCGTCGCGCTGGCATCCGAGGCAGAGATCACCGCCGCCATCGACAGCGCCGCCGAGGCGCAGGTCGCTTGGGGTGCCACCAACCCGCAGCGCCGGGCGCGGGTGATGATGGAAATGGTCCGCCTGCTGAACCGCGACATGGACAAGCTGGCCGAGGTTCTGTCCGCCGAACACGGCAAGACCTTCCCCGACGCCAAGGGCGATGTGCAGCGCGGGCTGGAAGTGATCGAGTTCTGCGTCGGCGCCCCGCATCTGCTGAAGGGCGAATTCACCGACGGCGCCGGCCCCGGCATCGACATGTACAGCATGCGCCAGCCCTTGGGCGTCGTCGCCGCGATCACGCCGTTCAACTTTCCGGCCATGATCCCGCTGTGGAAGATGGGCCCTGCCCTTGCCGCCGGCAACGCGATGATCCTCAAGCCGTCGGAACGCGACCCCAGCGTGCCGCTGATGCTGGCCGCGCTGTGGCAAGAGGCCGGGCTGCCCGACGGCGTGCTGCAGGTCATCAATGGCGACAAGGCCGCCGTCGATGCGCTGCTGCAAAGCGAGACGATCCAGGCCGTGGGCTTTGTCGGCTCGACCCCGATCGCGCAGTATATCTATGAAGAGGCCGCCCGGACCGGCAAGCGCGCCCAGTGCTTCGGCGGGGCCAAGAACCACATGATCATCATGCCCGACGCCGATCTGGATCAGGCGGCGGACGCGCTTGTCGGGGCCGGTTACGGCGCGGCGGGCGAACGCTGCATGGCGATCTCGGTCGCGGTGCCGGTGGGCGAGGAAACCGCCGACAAGCTGATCGAAAAGCTGGTGCCGCGCATCGAAAAGCTGAAGGTCGGCCCCTATACCGCCGGCGACGATGTCGATTACGGCCCGGTCATCACCAAGGCCGCCAAGGAAAACATCCTGCGTCTGGTCCAGACCGGCATCGATCAGGGTGCGGAACTGGTGGTCGATGGCCGCGATTTCAGCCTGCAGGGATACGAGGACGGCTTCTTCGTCGGCCCGCATCTGTTCGACCGGGTGACGCCGGACATGGACATCTACAAGACCGAGATCTTCGGCCCGGTCCTGTCCACCGTCCGCGTCGACACCTATGAAGAGGCGCTGAAGCTGGCGATGGACCATGAATACGGCAACGGCACCGCGCTTTACACCCGCGACGGCGACACGGCCCGCAACTTTGCCAGCCGCGTCAATGTCGGCATGATCGGCATCAACCTCCCGATCCCGGTTCCGCTGGCCTATCACACCTTTGGCGGCTGGAAGAAATCGGGCTTCGGCGATTTGAACCAGCACGGGCCGGATGCGTTCCGCTTTTACACGCGGACCAAGACCGTGACCGCCCGCTGGCCCTCGGGCATCCGCGAGGGTGGTGAGTTCAACTTCAAGGCCATGGACTAG
- a CDS encoding carboxylate-amine ligase yields MTEAPAFSLGIEEEYLLVDPDTGNLRPAPQGLLDDCRSVLGDRVTPEYLQSQIEVGTSVCTNIAQARTELTELRQVVADKARALGVTPISASCHPFADWRSQHHTSKERYDQQREDMAAVARRMVVCGMHVHIGIEDREQRIDLMNQFTYFLPHLLALSASSPFWRGEDTGLASYRLTVFGNMPRTGFPPRFDSFDDFERNVARLQQLDLLEDASKIWWDLRPSAHFPTIETRICDASPRLEQTLTLAALCQSTLRMLWRLGRQNQQWRLYDNFLLGENRWRAIRHGVTGGLIDFAQGTIRPMPELLDEWIELIAEDADALGCLAEITAARSMLDQGNAAEAQRATDARARAKGQDNHQALRTVVAELAAAFDPDPAEAG; encoded by the coding sequence GTGACCGAAGCCCCCGCCTTCAGCCTTGGGATCGAGGAAGAATATCTTCTGGTGGACCCCGACACCGGCAATCTGCGCCCCGCCCCGCAAGGGCTGCTGGACGACTGCCGCAGCGTGCTGGGCGACCGGGTGACGCCGGAATATCTGCAAAGCCAGATCGAGGTCGGCACCAGCGTCTGCACCAACATCGCCCAGGCCCGGACCGAGCTGACCGAGCTGCGTCAGGTGGTCGCGGACAAGGCGCGCGCGCTTGGGGTGACCCCGATCTCGGCCTCGTGCCACCCCTTTGCCGACTGGCGCAGCCAGCACCACACCAGCAAGGAACGCTACGACCAGCAGCGCGAGGACATGGCCGCAGTCGCCCGCCGCATGGTGGTCTGCGGGATGCATGTCCATATCGGGATCGAGGACCGCGAGCAGCGCATCGACCTGATGAACCAGTTCACCTATTTCCTGCCGCATCTGCTGGCGCTCTCGGCCTCGAGCCCGTTCTGGCGCGGCGAGGACACCGGCCTTGCCAGCTATCGGCTGACAGTCTTCGGCAACATGCCCCGCACCGGCTTTCCGCCCCGCTTCGACAGTTTCGACGATTTCGAACGGAACGTGGCGCGGCTGCAGCAGCTCGACCTTCTGGAAGACGCCAGCAAGATCTGGTGGGATCTGCGCCCCTCGGCTCATTTCCCCACCATCGAGACGCGGATCTGCGACGCCAGCCCCCGGCTGGAACAGACCCTGACGCTGGCGGCGTTGTGCCAGTCCACGCTGCGGATGCTGTGGCGGCTGGGACGGCAGAACCAGCAATGGCGGCTGTATGACAACTTCCTGCTGGGCGAGAACCGCTGGCGCGCGATCCGGCATGGCGTGACCGGCGGGCTGATCGACTTTGCCCAAGGCACCATCCGCCCGATGCCGGAACTGCTGGACGAGTGGATCGAGCTGATCGCCGAGGATGCCGACGCGCTTGGCTGTCTGGCCGAGATCACCGCCGCGCGGTCGATGCTGGATCAGGGCAACGCCGCCGAGGCGCAGCGCGCCACCGATGCCCGCGCCCGCGCCAAGGGGCAGGACAATCATCAGGCGCTGCGGACGGTGGTGGCCGAACTCGCCGCCGCCTTCGATCCCGACCCGGCAGAGGCGGGCTGA
- a CDS encoding acyl-CoA dehydrogenase family protein, which produces MDFALSEEQLAIFDMARDFGATHIAPHADAWEQEGTIPRALWPKVAELGLGGIFVDEDYGGSGLSRLDGTLVFEALAMSCPSVASFLSIHNMCGGMIQKFGSDATKERFLPGLCRMDQVWSYCLTEPGSGSDAAALRTRAVRRDDDYVLNGTKAFISGGGYSDCYLTMVRTGQDGPKGISALVVQDATPGLSFGANERKMGWRAQPTAQVQFDDCAVPAENLIGDEGRGFAYAMAGLDGGRLNIAAAALGGAQAALDKTLGYMSERRAFGQTLDQFQALQFKLAELETALQSSRILLRQAAWKLDQRAPDATKFCAMAKLHVTDRAFEVANACLQLHGGYGYLADYGIEKIVRDLRVHQILEGTNEIMRLIISRALLTEHAR; this is translated from the coding sequence ATGGATTTCGCCCTCAGCGAGGAACAACTGGCGATCTTTGACATGGCCCGCGATTTCGGCGCCACGCATATCGCCCCCCATGCCGACGCGTGGGAGCAAGAGGGGACGATCCCCCGCGCGCTGTGGCCCAAGGTGGCCGAACTGGGTCTGGGCGGCATCTTCGTGGACGAGGATTACGGCGGCTCGGGCCTGTCGAGGCTGGACGGGACGCTGGTCTTCGAGGCGCTGGCCATGTCCTGCCCCTCGGTCGCGAGCTTTCTGTCGATCCACAACATGTGCGGCGGCATGATCCAGAAATTCGGTTCTGACGCGACGAAGGAACGCTTCCTGCCCGGCCTGTGCCGGATGGATCAGGTCTGGTCCTATTGCCTGACCGAACCGGGATCGGGCTCGGACGCCGCCGCGCTGCGCACCCGCGCCGTCCGCCGCGACGATGATTACGTGCTGAACGGCACCAAGGCCTTCATCTCGGGCGGCGGCTATTCGGATTGCTACCTGACCATGGTCCGCACCGGGCAGGACGGCCCCAAGGGCATCTCGGCGCTGGTGGTGCAGGACGCCACGCCGGGCCTCAGCTTTGGCGCGAACGAGCGCAAGATGGGCTGGCGCGCGCAGCCGACGGCGCAGGTCCAGTTCGACGATTGCGCCGTGCCGGCCGAGAACCTGATCGGCGACGAGGGGCGCGGCTTTGCCTATGCCATGGCGGGTCTGGATGGCGGGCGGCTGAACATCGCGGCCGCAGCCTTGGGCGGCGCGCAGGCGGCGCTGGACAAGACGCTTGGCTACATGTCCGAACGCCGCGCCTTCGGGCAGACGCTCGATCAGTTCCAGGCGCTGCAGTTCAAGCTGGCCGAGCTGGAAACCGCGCTGCAATCCTCGCGCATCCTGCTGCGGCAGGCGGCGTGGAAGCTGGATCAGCGCGCGCCCGACGCGACCAAGTTCTGCGCCATGGCCAAGCTGCACGTCACCGACCGCGCCTTCGAGGTCGCGAACGCTTGCCTGCAACTGCATGGCGGGTATGGATATCTGGCCGATTACGGGATCGAGAAGATCGTGCGCGACCTGCGCGTGCATCAGATCCTGGAAGGGACGAATGAAATCATGCGGCTGATCATCAGCCGCGCACTGCTGACGGAGCATGCACGATGA
- a CDS encoding enoyl-CoA hydratase/isomerase family protein gives MTELLIRKDRRAGRMTFNRPQALNALSHEMARTIHRTLDEWRDDDGVELVIIDAEGDRAFCAGGDIAAVYASGKAGDHALGKRFFFDEYRMNAAIADYPKPIVAFMQGFVMGGGVGVGGHASHRIVGDTTRVAMPESGIGLIPDVGGSWLLSRAPGRIGEYLMMTADRMGPGDAIHAGFADTYLPEAKWPALIDKLAESGEVSAISGRTPPAAPLADADLSAFGAATVAGIEKRLAEQGQDDILKTMRRNSPLSMAAGLRLVREARADRQIQDSLAREYRFTNRATEHSDFIEGVRAQIIDKDRRPNWTADASPQAVDAMLAPLGDEELHFDREEALQ, from the coding sequence ATGACCGAGTTGCTGATCCGCAAGGACCGCCGGGCCGGGCGGATGACCTTCAACCGCCCGCAGGCGCTGAACGCGCTCTCGCACGAGATGGCCCGCACCATCCACCGCACCCTTGACGAATGGCGCGACGATGACGGCGTCGAGCTGGTCATCATCGACGCCGAGGGCGACCGGGCGTTCTGCGCGGGCGGCGACATCGCTGCCGTCTATGCCTCGGGCAAGGCCGGCGATCACGCGCTTGGCAAGCGGTTCTTCTTTGACGAATACCGCATGAACGCCGCCATTGCGGATTATCCGAAACCCATCGTCGCCTTCATGCAGGGCTTCGTCATGGGCGGCGGCGTGGGCGTCGGCGGGCATGCCAGCCACCGCATCGTCGGCGACACCACCCGCGTGGCCATGCCCGAATCGGGCATCGGCCTGATCCCCGATGTGGGCGGAAGCTGGCTGCTCTCGCGCGCGCCGGGCCGCATCGGCGAATATCTGATGATGACCGCCGACCGCATGGGTCCGGGCGACGCGATCCATGCCGGCTTTGCCGATACCTATCTGCCCGAGGCCAAGTGGCCGGCCCTGATCGACAAGCTGGCCGAAAGCGGCGAGGTCTCGGCCATCTCGGGCCGGACACCCCCCGCCGCGCCCCTGGCCGATGCCGATCTGTCGGCCTTCGGGGCGGCGACCGTGGCGGGGATTGAAAAGCGGCTGGCCGAGCAGGGGCAGGACGACATCCTCAAGACCATGCGCCGGAACTCGCCGCTGTCCATGGCCGCCGGGCTGCGGCTGGTGCGCGAGGCGCGCGCCGACCGGCAGATTCAGGACAGTCTGGCGCGGGAATACCGCTTCACCAATCGCGCCACCGAGCATAGCGATTTCATCGAGGGCGTGCGCGCCCAGATCATCGACAAGGATCGCCGCCCCAATTGGACCGCGGACGCCTCGCCCCAGGCGGTGGACGCGATGCTGGCCCCGCTGGGGGACGAGGAACTGCATTTCGACAGGGAAGAGGCTTTGCAATGA
- the mmsB gene encoding 3-hydroxyisobutyrate dehydrogenase has product MKIGFIGLGNMGLPMALNLARAGHEVSGFDVVNRPEPPLRAAGSAADAVADAEVVITMLPNGQILQDVAAEIIDHMAPGAVLCDCSTVDVESARLVAEKALAAGLGALDAPVSGGVTGADKGTLTFMVGGSDDAFAKVQPLFQIMGQKAVHCGDSGTGQAAKICNNMILGVTMIATCEAFALADRLGLDRQSLFDVVSTSSGSSWSVNAYCPAPGVGPQSPADNGYKPGFASELMLKDLRLSQMAAEAAEADTPMGQLAAQLYAQFVEGEDGRGRDFSAMLPRFEQRKRGSANG; this is encoded by the coding sequence ATGAAGATCGGGTTCATCGGGTTGGGAAATATGGGGCTGCCGATGGCGCTGAATCTGGCCCGGGCAGGCCACGAGGTCAGCGGCTTTGACGTGGTGAACCGGCCCGAGCCGCCGCTGCGCGCGGCAGGCTCCGCCGCGGACGCCGTCGCGGATGCCGAGGTGGTCATCACCATGCTGCCCAACGGCCAGATCCTGCAGGACGTCGCGGCCGAGATCATCGACCACATGGCCCCCGGCGCGGTGCTGTGCGACTGCTCGACCGTCGATGTGGAAAGCGCGCGACTGGTCGCGGAAAAGGCGCTTGCGGCCGGGCTTGGCGCGCTGGACGCGCCGGTGTCGGGCGGCGTGACCGGGGCCGACAAGGGCACGCTGACCTTCATGGTCGGCGGCAGCGACGATGCCTTTGCCAAGGTTCAGCCGCTGTTCCAGATCATGGGCCAGAAGGCGGTCCATTGCGGCGATTCCGGCACCGGACAGGCGGCGAAGATCTGCAACAACATGATCCTCGGCGTGACCATGATCGCCACCTGCGAGGCTTTTGCGCTTGCCGACCGGCTGGGGCTGGATCGGCAGAGCCTGTTCGACGTCGTCTCGACCTCGTCCGGGTCAAGCTGGTCGGTCAACGCCTATTGTCCGGCGCCCGGCGTCGGCCCGCAATCGCCCGCGGATAACGGCTACAAGCCGGGCTTTGCGTCGGAATTGATGCTGAAGGATCTGCGCCTGTCCCAGATGGCGGCCGAGGCGGCCGAGGCCGACACGCCGATGGGCCAGCTTGCCGCGCAGCTTTACGCGCAGTTCGTGGAGGGCGAGGACGGCCGGGGCCGCGATTTCTCGGCCATGTTGCCGCGGTTCGAGCAGCGCAAGCGGGGATCGGCGAACGGTTAA